A genomic window from Gossypium hirsutum isolate 1008001.06 chromosome D10, Gossypium_hirsutum_v2.1, whole genome shotgun sequence includes:
- the LOC107914903 gene encoding probable allantoate deiminase isoform X2 has product MFQANPPLSILLIASLGDFLSMQDALKGNSIEITEDSLLGLKYDPASIWGYFELHIEQGPVLELVGFPLTVVKGIATQTGMKMMKQRHKVEREANIWTNTKLVAMNKKFGMIHGLSSLARIFKFICLLLYIGLNAGCIHFG; this is encoded by the exons CATTCTCCTCATAGCCTCACTAGGGGATTTCTTGTCGA TGCAAGATGCTCTCAAGGGAAATTCCATAGAAATTACAGAGGATAGCCTCTTAGGGTTGAAGTATGATCCTGCATCGATTTGGGGTTATTTTGAG CTTCACATTGAACAAGGACCTGTACTAGAATTGGTTGGTTTTCCTCTTACTGTAGTTAAAGGCATAGCTACCCAGACAGGAATGAAG ATGATGAAGCAAAGGCACAAAGTGGAGAGAGAAGCAAACATTTGGACTAATACAAAGCTTGTAGCCATGAACAAGAAATTTGGAATGATTCATGGGTTATCTTCACTTGCaagaattttcaaattcatttgtTTACTTCTGTACATTGGGTTGAATGCTGGTTGCATACATTTCGGCTAA
- the LOC107914903 gene encoding probable allantoate deiminase isoform X1: MFQANPPLSILLIASLGDFLSMQDALKGNSIEITEDSLLGLKYDPASIWGYFEQLHIEQGPVLELVGFPLTVVKGIATQTGMKMMKQRHKVEREANIWTNTKLVAMNKKFGMIHGLSSLARIFKFICLLLYIGLNAGCIHFG, encoded by the exons CATTCTCCTCATAGCCTCACTAGGGGATTTCTTGTCGA TGCAAGATGCTCTCAAGGGAAATTCCATAGAAATTACAGAGGATAGCCTCTTAGGGTTGAAGTATGATCCTGCATCGATTTGGGGTTATTTTGAG CAGCTTCACATTGAACAAGGACCTGTACTAGAATTGGTTGGTTTTCCTCTTACTGTAGTTAAAGGCATAGCTACCCAGACAGGAATGAAG ATGATGAAGCAAAGGCACAAAGTGGAGAGAGAAGCAAACATTTGGACTAATACAAAGCTTGTAGCCATGAACAAGAAATTTGGAATGATTCATGGGTTATCTTCACTTGCaagaattttcaaattcatttgtTTACTTCTGTACATTGGGTTGAATGCTGGTTGCATACATTTCGGCTAA
- the LOC107914903 gene encoding allantoate deiminase isoform X3 yields the protein MQDALKGNSIEITEDSLLGLKYDPASIWGYFEQLHIEQGPVLELVGFPLTVVKGIATQTGMKMMKQRHKVEREANIWTNTKLVAMNKKFGMIHGLSSLARIFKFICLLLYIGLNAGCIHFG from the exons A TGCAAGATGCTCTCAAGGGAAATTCCATAGAAATTACAGAGGATAGCCTCTTAGGGTTGAAGTATGATCCTGCATCGATTTGGGGTTATTTTGAG CAGCTTCACATTGAACAAGGACCTGTACTAGAATTGGTTGGTTTTCCTCTTACTGTAGTTAAAGGCATAGCTACCCAGACAGGAATGAAG ATGATGAAGCAAAGGCACAAAGTGGAGAGAGAAGCAAACATTTGGACTAATACAAAGCTTGTAGCCATGAACAAGAAATTTGGAATGATTCATGGGTTATCTTCACTTGCaagaattttcaaattcatttgtTTACTTCTGTACATTGGGTTGAATGCTGGTTGCATACATTTCGGCTAA
- the LOC107914903 gene encoding allantoate deiminase isoform X4, whose translation MQDALKGNSIEITEDSLLGLKYDPASIWGYFELHIEQGPVLELVGFPLTVVKGIATQTGMKMMKQRHKVEREANIWTNTKLVAMNKKFGMIHGLSSLARIFKFICLLLYIGLNAGCIHFG comes from the exons A TGCAAGATGCTCTCAAGGGAAATTCCATAGAAATTACAGAGGATAGCCTCTTAGGGTTGAAGTATGATCCTGCATCGATTTGGGGTTATTTTGAG CTTCACATTGAACAAGGACCTGTACTAGAATTGGTTGGTTTTCCTCTTACTGTAGTTAAAGGCATAGCTACCCAGACAGGAATGAAG ATGATGAAGCAAAGGCACAAAGTGGAGAGAGAAGCAAACATTTGGACTAATACAAAGCTTGTAGCCATGAACAAGAAATTTGGAATGATTCATGGGTTATCTTCACTTGCaagaattttcaaattcatttgtTTACTTCTGTACATTGGGTTGAATGCTGGTTGCATACATTTCGGCTAA